A section of the Deinococcus sp. KNUC1210 genome encodes:
- the nucS gene encoding endonuclease NucS, translating into MIREQLLQPTAVELAAFLTRHTRTCDCLIQVAGQAEVTYQGRAASTADAGNYLLILKCDGSLQIHHPKGIKPMNWQPKTDRVVATLEDNLCVLTASRTSPAETVRVLMLDIQLAQALDIQEEVGFVIAGTEAQLQQTLSRHPELIEPGLTVLDRELMSSVGDIDLYAKDAQGRFVVVELKRAKATHDAVHQLSRYVDAVRAKLPKRAKVRGILAAPSITTPAALTLEGLKLEFKEIHALPSAQETAAQGGLF; encoded by the coding sequence ATGATCCGCGAACAGCTCCTGCAGCCCACCGCCGTCGAGCTGGCCGCCTTCCTCACCCGCCACACCCGCACCTGCGATTGCCTCATCCAAGTCGCCGGGCAAGCTGAAGTCACGTATCAAGGTCGCGCCGCCAGCACCGCCGATGCCGGCAACTACCTGCTGATCCTCAAATGCGACGGCAGCCTGCAGATTCATCACCCCAAAGGCATCAAGCCCATGAATTGGCAACCCAAGACGGACCGCGTTGTCGCCACGCTCGAAGATAATCTGTGCGTCCTGACTGCCAGCCGCACCAGCCCCGCGGAAACCGTCCGGGTGCTGATGCTGGACATCCAGCTTGCCCAGGCGCTCGACATCCAGGAGGAAGTGGGGTTCGTCATCGCGGGCACCGAAGCCCAGCTGCAGCAAACCCTCAGCCGTCATCCTGAACTGATCGAGCCCGGCCTCACGGTGCTTGACCGCGAGCTGATGAGCAGCGTCGGCGACATTGATCTGTATGCCAAAGACGCCCAGGGCCGCTTCGTTGTCGTGGAACTCAAACGGGCAAAAGCCACCCATGACGCCGTACACCAGCTCTCCCGCTACGTGGACGCGGTGCGGGCCAAACTGCCCAAGCGCGCGAAGGTGCGCGGCATCCTCGCCGCGCCCAGCATCACCACCCCCGCCGCTTTGACGCTCGAAGGCCTCAAGCTGGAGTTCAAAGAGATCCACGCCCTGCCGAGTGCGCAGGAAACCGCCGCCCAGGGCGGGCTGTTCTGA
- a CDS encoding amino acid transporter, which produces MTRSTSAPARLHPLCTWLLQSQSASSDSPQTSEHQPHKTSPWWQVMCLTGVDYFSSLGYAPGIAVLAAGALSPIATLVLVLLTLFGALPVYRRVAAESPHGEGSIAMLERLLPRWGGKLFVLTLLGFAVTDFIITITLSAADAAAHLVQNPAFHTALAGGNVWLTLLLVALLGAVFLKGFKEAVGIAVVLVAVYLGLNATLMVRGILEVLHHPDVWGHWRAALFTGHSSVWSLLGVALLVFPKLALGMSGFETGVAVMPLIRGKATDIEALPAGRIAGAQTLLLTAAVIMSSFLLVSSLVCTLLIPASAFLDGGEANGRALAYLAHRELGNTFGTLYDFSTIAILWFAGASAMAGLLNLVPRFLPRYGMAPEWTRATRPLVLVFSVIAFVVTLVFNANVDAQGGAYATGVLVLMTSAAVAVTVLMIKRRKRALMIAFGSVAAVFLYTTILNMFERPEGLLISALFIVLIVAISVTSRATRSFELRVSSVELSAQATSILREFPIRPLRFIAHHPGPQSQEEYAEKEREARELAHLPSEAFLFLEVEIDDASDFSDVVEVDGHQVGPYRILRARGSSVPNTIAALLLHLRKAGAVPQVYFQWSEQGPLAAALAFLIFGEGDVPPLTHEILRRIEPDEYLRPVIHVS; this is translated from the coding sequence ATGACCCGTTCAACGTCCGCCCCCGCTCGCCTCCATCCCCTTTGCACCTGGCTGCTTCAAAGCCAGAGCGCATCCTCAGACAGCCCACAGACCTCGGAACACCAGCCACACAAAACGAGTCCCTGGTGGCAGGTAATGTGCCTGACGGGCGTGGACTATTTCTCCTCTCTGGGGTACGCGCCAGGCATCGCCGTTCTCGCGGCGGGTGCGCTGTCGCCCATCGCCACCCTGGTGCTGGTGCTGCTGACGCTCTTTGGAGCGCTTCCGGTGTATCGCCGGGTCGCGGCCGAAAGCCCGCACGGCGAAGGCTCGATTGCCATGCTCGAACGCCTGCTCCCCCGATGGGGCGGCAAACTGTTCGTCCTGACGCTGCTGGGCTTTGCCGTCACCGACTTCATCATCACCATCACGCTGTCGGCCGCTGATGCGGCGGCGCATCTGGTACAAAACCCGGCTTTTCATACAGCGCTGGCGGGCGGCAATGTCTGGCTGACCCTGCTGCTGGTGGCGCTGCTGGGGGCAGTCTTCCTGAAAGGCTTCAAAGAAGCGGTCGGCATCGCGGTGGTGCTGGTCGCGGTGTATCTGGGCCTGAATGCCACGCTAATGGTGCGCGGCATCCTGGAGGTGTTGCACCATCCGGACGTCTGGGGCCACTGGAGAGCGGCGCTGTTCACCGGGCACAGCAGCGTGTGGTCGCTGCTGGGGGTGGCGCTGCTGGTGTTTCCGAAGCTGGCGCTGGGCATGTCCGGCTTCGAGACGGGTGTGGCGGTCATGCCGCTGATCCGGGGGAAGGCGACCGACATCGAGGCGCTCCCGGCGGGACGGATCGCCGGGGCTCAGACACTGCTGCTGACAGCAGCGGTCATCATGAGTAGCTTTCTGCTGGTCTCTAGCTTGGTGTGTACCCTGCTGATTCCGGCGTCGGCGTTTCTCGACGGCGGTGAGGCGAATGGGCGGGCGCTCGCGTACCTGGCCCACCGGGAACTTGGGAACACGTTTGGTACCCTCTACGACTTCTCGACCATCGCGATTCTGTGGTTTGCTGGAGCCAGCGCGATGGCGGGTCTGCTGAACCTGGTGCCGCGCTTCCTGCCCCGCTACGGCATGGCGCCCGAATGGACCCGCGCCACCCGCCCGCTCGTGCTGGTCTTCAGCGTCATCGCGTTCGTGGTCACCCTGGTCTTCAACGCCAACGTGGACGCCCAGGGTGGCGCGTACGCGACCGGTGTGCTGGTGCTGATGACTTCCGCGGCCGTCGCGGTCACCGTGCTGATGATCAAACGCCGGAAACGCGCACTGATGATCGCCTTCGGGAGCGTCGCAGCCGTCTTTCTGTACACCACCATTCTCAACATGTTCGAGCGCCCGGAAGGACTGCTGATCTCCGCGCTCTTTATTGTCCTGATCGTGGCGATCAGTGTGACCTCACGGGCCACCCGCTCGTTCGAACTGCGCGTCAGCAGTGTGGAACTTTCAGCGCAGGCCACGTCGATCTTGAGAGAATTCCCGATCCGCCCGCTGCGCTTCATCGCACATCATCCTGGACCGCAATCACAGGAAGAGTACGCCGAGAAAGAACGCGAAGCCAGAGAACTGGCGCATCTGCCGAGCGAAGCGTTTCTATTTCTGGAGGTGGAGATCGACGACGCGTCGGACTTCAGCGATGTCGTAGAGGTGGACGGGCACCAAGTAGGGCCATACCGTATTTTGCGGGCGCGTGGGTCGAGTGTCCCGAATACCATTGCCGCGCTGCTGCTCCATCTGCGAAAAGCAGGCGCGGTTCCGCAGGTCTATTTTCAGTGGAGCGAACAAGGCCCGTTGGCAGCAGCGCTCGCGTTTCTGATCTTCGGGGAGGGGGACGTGCCGCCGCTCACACACGAGATCCTGCGGCGCATCGAACCCGACGAGTACCTTAGACCCGTGATTCACGTCAGCTGA
- a CDS encoding LexA family transcriptional regulator, whose product MIGIGVMPGDYVLVRPTQEVLDGEVAVVLIPGEQAATLKRLYRFGDEVTLLSENPLFSRMVYLAEDVQVQGRMLGVIGLPRPRVSRLSELPRHE is encoded by the coding sequence ATGATCGGCATCGGGGTGATGCCGGGCGATTATGTCCTCGTTCGCCCGACGCAGGAGGTCCTCGACGGAGAGGTGGCCGTGGTGCTGATTCCCGGCGAACAGGCCGCGACGCTCAAGCGCCTCTACCGCTTCGGGGATGAGGTGACGTTGCTGAGCGAAAATCCGTTGTTCTCGCGCATGGTGTATCTGGCGGAGGACGTGCAGGTGCAAGGCCGGATGCTGGGTGTGATCGGCCTGCCGAGGCCCCGCGTCAGCCGACTGAGTGAGCTGCCGAGGCACGAGTAA
- a CDS encoding LexA family transcriptional regulator, with protein sequence MPPGLTPRRLELLTALHRLSLTQGSVTVGDLAAELGLSRPRIQVHLDALRTLALITKATGKHGDLGLTDEGRAAIRVGIPVYGEIAAGPPGHAEQTPGRAVRHLEELLGHRDGDYLLEVRGRA encoded by the coding sequence ATGCCCCCAGGTCTGACGCCTCGCCGTCTGGAACTCCTCACCGCCCTGCACCGCCTCTCGCTGACGCAGGGCAGCGTGACCGTCGGAGACCTCGCGGCCGAACTGGGCCTGAGTCGACCGCGCATCCAGGTGCATCTCGATGCCCTGCGAACGCTGGCCCTGATTACCAAGGCAACCGGCAAGCATGGCGATCTCGGTCTGACCGATGAGGGTCGCGCGGCCATCCGGGTCGGCATTCCGGTCTATGGTGAGATCGCTGCCGGGCCGCCCGGTCATGCCGAGCAGACGCCTGGCCGGGCGGTGCGCCATCTGGAAGAGCTGCTGGGGCACCGCGACGGGGATTACCTGCTGGAAGTCCGGGGGAGAGCATGA
- a CDS encoding SOS response-associated peptidase family protein: MIPERMTEDEVKKYAMFNARIETVERSRAFAQPFRSRRAVIPISCFFEWPILQTGVKTKVRIARPDGLPLLAAGLWNCTEDGTASCTVMTRPAPAELDGAHDRAPALLLTRDLEAWLYGAPAQAKRAAASSWQPGLLTVLPA; this comes from the coding sequence TTGATTCCGGAACGTATGACGGAAGACGAAGTCAAGAAGTACGCGATGTTCAATGCCCGGATCGAGACGGTGGAGCGCAGTCGGGCATTCGCGCAGCCGTTCCGGAGCCGCCGGGCCGTCATCCCCATCAGCTGCTTTTTTGAGTGGCCGATCCTGCAGACTGGCGTGAAGACGAAGGTTCGGATTGCTCGTCCGGATGGCTTGCCACTGCTGGCGGCGGGGCTGTGGAACTGTACGGAGGACGGAACGGCGAGCTGCACCGTGATGACGCGACCTGCGCCTGCAGAGTTGGATGGGGCGCATGATCGTGCTCCGGCGTTGTTACTGACGCGGGATCTGGAAGCGTGGCTGTACGGCGCACCCGCGCAGGCGAAACGAGCAGCCGCGTCCAGTTGGCAGCCGGGGCTGCTGACAGTGCTGCCTGCCTGA
- a CDS encoding Y-family DNA polymerase: MSSVLIACVSLTPWAREVVARRHPGRPVAVLGEGSRRIEHVNDLAAKAGVAVGMRESAALSRCPDLHVEVLSGPVLATAWREFLELLYSRFSDRIESTQQGTVFLKLSLQAARELAVSLQVPVGVADSQEVAQLAALRAKPGEVKDIVGSAEQPLLAITPLQHLWVLGIGAPLTERLSFLGLRCLGDLLAWKVAQRAAFLGAPLSTRLTRFVRGERTRAVQRWQPGEVLAVNLAFDAPLEEPGQAEAALRDLVPGLLEDLRGRTAAYLSVHADTLGGRLSATRKPKWPLDASGLIRTALLTLSDTQALPLGIDTLTVQLSGFSQASRQVGLWPGVKELDAVREVLDRFPQALVKVQWRDTQAYVHDAQYVWVDWLSGSERPSAQLTLPALASELESFLLVSVEREA, from the coding sequence ATGTCCTCGGTCCTGATTGCCTGCGTGTCGCTGACACCGTGGGCACGGGAAGTCGTTGCCAGACGACACCCCGGCCGGCCTGTCGCGGTTCTGGGGGAGGGCAGTCGCCGCATCGAGCACGTCAACGACCTCGCTGCGAAGGCGGGCGTCGCCGTAGGTATGCGGGAGAGCGCGGCGCTGAGCCGCTGCCCGGACCTGCACGTGGAGGTGCTGAGCGGCCCGGTGCTGGCAACCGCGTGGCGCGAATTTCTAGAGCTGCTGTACAGCCGCTTCTCGGACCGGATCGAGTCCACGCAGCAGGGCACAGTGTTTCTGAAGCTGTCCCTGCAGGCAGCTCGGGAACTCGCGGTGAGTCTGCAGGTTCCGGTGGGCGTGGCGGACAGTCAGGAAGTGGCACAGCTGGCCGCGCTGCGGGCCAAACCGGGCGAAGTCAAGGACATTGTCGGCAGCGCCGAACAGCCGCTGCTGGCGATCACGCCGCTCCAGCATCTCTGGGTCCTTGGAATCGGTGCACCGCTCACCGAGCGGTTGTCCTTTCTCGGTCTGCGGTGCCTGGGGGATCTGCTGGCCTGGAAAGTGGCGCAGCGGGCGGCCTTTCTGGGTGCACCACTCAGTACGCGCCTGACCCGGTTTGTCAGAGGTGAGCGCACCAGGGCGGTGCAGCGCTGGCAACCGGGCGAGGTGCTTGCGGTCAACTTGGCGTTCGATGCGCCGCTGGAAGAGCCAGGGCAGGCGGAGGCGGCGCTGCGTGATCTGGTGCCGGGCCTGCTGGAAGATCTGCGGGGCCGTACCGCGGCGTACCTGAGTGTTCATGCCGATACGCTCGGTGGCCGCCTGAGTGCCACCCGGAAACCCAAGTGGCCGCTCGACGCGTCAGGGTTGATCCGCACAGCGCTGCTGACGCTCAGTGACACGCAGGCATTGCCACTGGGCATTGACACTTTGACGGTGCAGCTGAGTGGCTTCTCGCAGGCGAGCAGGCAGGTGGGACTTTGGCCGGGTGTGAAGGAACTGGACGCGGTGCGGGAGGTGCTGGACCGCTTCCCACAGGCGCTGGTGAAGGTACAGTGGCGGGACACGCAGGCGTATGTGCATGACGCGCAGTACGTCTGGGTGGACTGGCTCAGCGGCAGCGAGCGGCCCAGCGCACAGCTCACCCTTCCGGCACTTGCCAGTGAGCTCGAGTCCTTTCTCCTCGTCTCGGTGGAGCGTGAGGCATGA
- a CDS encoding UvrD-helicase domain-containing protein: MTTARHARSSQAPAQQAALLSRPIPPHFTDQQIAFIEAVRDTTGHLMLRATAGSGKTTTLTEAAWHLPPRQTAWYFAYNKHSVDGISPRLPRYVKAATPHAYGRRILCRARQDWQLAVDEHKTERLARTLSAELGERADYRRLRAVARLWDSAREYGLDHTSHDDDLIGLASVVEWPDEPRAHVLSSLLSTMQRLSLHDWGSGGLPDFTDFLWLPLILNLEPGSIDTALIDECQDLTPLRQTFLTHLLGLNEGQEGKQGRMIAVGDPAQAIYSYAGADPRGMWRLTERIGATELPLSVSWRCPALHVELARTVNTFIERAPGAPSGTIEHHFADELDYRAGDVILSRLNSPLIRAALQLMTSGTSVNIRGRDLATRLEAAATEAFPKPFVLDSVKELVNVFYEKRAKPFIEKAKTGDPEAKKFLTDFKDICSCLRLLGQQAAEHGVGTAQQIATLLRSLYREDADVLLSTIHRAKGLEWDRVTLLYPELMPLPSGNYEEEQCVLFVALTRSKDTLRLAYGKEAWANGERLTAEKKTRTQPVAAPLDDLLEEPLEAPSVLPVAAGPLEALADVDWEAITPHPATTPPPTARAEPPPVHVPRTPPPTTPQRTDPTPTAPAPVVPAANRQVTPIQTRIFQPRAPRDEEEELGHQMLSALSNLTLSTPAPTPPPAYGLADHARKVRQLGQSSRLDDPRPTPLFHGQDSSSVSELRLRLDALTDDARPALREWAASSLVLLRSAPTHRVAYDASVLEAVERAARLARVCLPLPGRPAPKSVRVIVFKDRVAWEKLGKITHSGITSLSVTVGSEKYKFDPRSGELLGQPFTPFAPHLRPSD, translated from the coding sequence ATGACCACCGCACGCCACGCCAGATCGTCGCAGGCCCCAGCGCAGCAAGCGGCCCTCCTCTCCCGACCCATCCCGCCCCACTTCACCGACCAGCAGATCGCCTTCATAGAGGCGGTGCGCGACACCACCGGTCATTTGATGCTACGGGCCACCGCTGGCAGCGGCAAAACCACCACGCTGACTGAAGCCGCGTGGCATCTCCCGCCTCGGCAGACCGCGTGGTACTTCGCGTACAACAAACACTCGGTTGACGGCATCAGCCCCCGCCTGCCTCGGTACGTCAAGGCCGCTACGCCGCACGCATATGGTCGCCGCATCCTGTGCCGCGCCCGTCAGGATTGGCAGCTCGCCGTCGACGAGCACAAGACCGAACGCCTTGCCCGCACCCTGTCCGCCGAACTGGGCGAACGCGCCGACTACCGTCGCCTGCGGGCCGTGGCCCGCTTGTGGGACAGCGCCCGCGAATACGGCCTGGATCACACCAGCCACGACGATGACCTGATCGGCCTCGCCAGTGTGGTCGAGTGGCCAGACGAACCAAGAGCGCACGTCCTAAGCAGCCTCCTGAGCACCATGCAGCGTCTCAGCCTGCACGACTGGGGGAGCGGCGGCTTACCCGACTTCACCGACTTCCTGTGGCTGCCACTGATCCTGAATCTGGAACCTGGCAGTATCGATACGGCCCTGATTGACGAATGCCAGGATCTGACGCCGCTGCGCCAGACCTTCCTCACGCACCTCCTCGGCCTGAATGAAGGACAAGAGGGAAAGCAGGGCCGCATGATTGCCGTGGGCGACCCGGCACAGGCCATTTATTCATATGCTGGCGCAGACCCCCGCGGGATGTGGCGACTGACCGAGCGGATTGGGGCGACCGAGCTGCCCTTGAGTGTGTCGTGGCGCTGCCCGGCGCTCCACGTCGAACTGGCCCGCACTGTCAACACCTTCATCGAACGCGCCCCCGGTGCCCCCAGTGGCACCATCGAGCATCACTTCGCCGATGAACTGGATTACCGGGCGGGTGATGTGATCCTCTCGCGTCTGAACAGCCCGCTGATCCGTGCGGCGCTGCAGCTGATGACCAGCGGCACGAGTGTGAACATCCGAGGCCGTGACCTTGCCACGCGCCTGGAAGCAGCAGCGACCGAAGCGTTCCCGAAACCCTTCGTGTTGGACAGCGTCAAAGAGTTGGTCAATGTCTTCTACGAGAAACGCGCCAAGCCGTTCATCGAGAAGGCCAAGACCGGCGATCCGGAAGCCAAGAAGTTCCTGACCGACTTCAAGGACATCTGCAGTTGCCTCCGCCTCCTCGGTCAGCAAGCGGCTGAACACGGCGTCGGGACGGCCCAGCAGATCGCGACGCTGCTGCGCTCGCTGTACCGAGAGGACGCCGATGTGCTGCTCAGCACCATCCACCGGGCCAAAGGACTGGAGTGGGACCGCGTCACCCTGCTCTACCCGGAACTGATGCCCCTGCCGAGCGGCAACTACGAGGAGGAACAGTGCGTGCTGTTCGTAGCCCTCACCCGTAGCAAAGACACGCTCCGCCTCGCCTACGGCAAAGAAGCCTGGGCGAACGGCGAGCGCCTCACGGCGGAGAAGAAGACCCGCACGCAACCGGTCGCAGCGCCGCTGGACGACCTGCTGGAGGAACCACTGGAAGCACCATCGGTCCTTCCGGTGGCCGCCGGCCCTTTGGAAGCACTCGCGGATGTGGACTGGGAGGCCATCACACCCCATCCCGCTACCACGCCACCGCCGACTGCGCGCGCTGAGCCGCCCCCCGTACATGTTCCCAGGACACCGCCGCCCACCACCCCTCAGCGAACCGACCCGACGCCCACCGCCCCCGCGCCTGTTGTCCCAGCGGCAAACCGTCAAGTCACCCCCATTCAGACGCGTATCTTCCAGCCACGTGCGCCTCGCGATGAAGAGGAAGAACTAGGGCACCAGATGCTCAGCGCCCTGTCCAACCTCACCCTCTCCACGCCCGCACCCACGCCACCCCCTGCATATGGTCTGGCCGACCATGCCCGGAAAGTGAGGCAGCTCGGGCAGAGCAGCCGCCTGGACGATCCCCGCCCCACCCCGCTCTTCCACGGGCAGGACAGCAGCAGCGTGTCTGAATTGCGTCTGCGACTGGATGCCCTCACGGATGACGCCCGCCCCGCCTTACGCGAGTGGGCCGCCAGCTCCTTGGTGCTGCTCCGCAGTGCCCCGACGCACCGCGTCGCCTACGATGCCTCGGTCCTCGAAGCAGTCGAGCGGGCGGCCCGCTTGGCCCGCGTGTGCCTGCCGCTCCCAGGAAGACCCGCGCCGAAGAGCGTGCGCGTCATTGTTTTCAAGGACCGGGTGGCGTGGGAGAAGCTCGGGAAGATCACCCACAGCGGCATCACCTCACTCTCCGTCACGGTGGGTAGCGAGAAGTACAAGTTTGATCCCAGAAGCGGTGAGCTGCTGGGGCAGCCGTTTACTCCCTTTGCCCCGCATCTGCGTCCCTCAGACTGA
- a CDS encoding DUF6504 family protein gives MKAILELIEVQIDPQGLPRRFRFRHQVYTITAVVEGWLYGGQWWRKESPRRCYRVEAGRLTAELHVEDRPGGRWWLAAIQD, from the coding sequence ATGAAGGCCATTCTGGAGCTGATCGAGGTGCAGATCGACCCGCAGGGCCTCCCCCGGCGCTTCCGTTTTCGCCATCAGGTGTATACGATCACGGCGGTGGTCGAAGGCTGGTTGTATGGGGGACAGTGGTGGCGCAAGGAAAGCCCACGGCGGTGTTACCGGGTGGAAGCGGGACGGCTGACAGCGGAGTTGCACGTCGAGGACCGACCGGGGGGCCGGTGGTGGCTGGCGGCCATTCAGGACTGA